The window AACTGCAGCgccctcccagttcatcccagtgtaACCCAGTACATCCCACTccatcccagtacatcccagtataacccagtaacTCCCACTACAAACCAGTctttcccagtccatcccagtataacccagtatatccCCATATAAACCAGTACAACCCATTCcgtcccagttcatcccaatccATCTCAGTATATctcagtataacccagtatatcccagtataacccagtccatcccagtatatcccagtccatcccagtccatcccagtccatcccattccatcccagtataacccattccctcccagtatatcgcagtataacccagtataacccattccctcccagtatatcccagtataacccagtataacccattccatcccagtataacccattccctcccagtatatcccactATAACCCATTCCCTCCCGGTATATCCCACTATAACCcattccctcccagtatatcgcagtataacccagtataacccattccatcccagtccctcccagtatatcccagtataacccggTCTCTCCTGCCCAGGTGCTGTCCGGGGGCGTCGGCCCCGCCCTtcacctgctgcagctgagcgGGGACGTGCGGGGGAGGGTCCCGGTGTCGCCCCCCGCCCTCCGCAGCCTCTGCCTGCACCCCCGCTCACCTGAGCACCAGgtaaacacacctgggcacacctgggcacacctgggtacaggtaaacgcacctgggcacacctgggcacacctgagcacCAGgtaaacacacctgggcacaggtaaacacacctgggcacacctgggcacaggtaaACACATCTAGGTACAGGTAAACACATCTGGGTACAGGTaaatacacctgggcacacctgggtacaggtaaacacacctgggcacaggtaagcacacctgggcacacctgggcaccaGGTAAACACATCTGGGTACAGgtaaacacacctgggcacacctggaacacacctgtgacacacctgggatacatctcggtacacctgggcacacgtGGGATACACCTGAGCACACCCCATAACCCACctcagcctctgcctgcccccgaGATCACCTGAGCACCAGGTGAGCACACCTGGGCGTGGCCAAGGGTGGGCGTGTCCtgaccccgcccctcccgcaGGTGCTGACGGTGGCCGGGAACAGCCCCAAGATCGACGTCTTCACCAACCTGGGCTACCGGGCGTTCTCACTGAGCTTCACCTGAGCTCACCTGCGATCACCTGGGCTCACCTGAGATCACCTGAACCTCATCTGAGCTTCACCTGAGCTCACCTGAGCTCACCTGCGCTCACCTGAGATCACCTGAACCTCATCTGAGCTCACCTGGGCTCACCTGAGATCTGAGCTGCCAGGTCTTCACCTGGGCTACAGAGTGTTCTCATTGAGCTTCACCTGAgctcacctggacacacctgggctcaCATGGACTGTACCTGAGGCTCACCTGATTATTATAACCTGGGCTCATTTGTGCTCACCTGGGCTACCGGGCATTCTCTGTGAGCTTTACCTGGGCTCACCTGGGTTCACCTGGGCTGTacctgagctcacctgggcTCACCTGGGTTCACCTGGGCTGTacctgagctcacctgggctcacctggacacacctgggttcacctgagctcacctgagctcacctgggcacacctgggttcACCTGGGCTGTACCTGAGCTCACCTGAGCCCCCCCCCCGTTCTCCCCGTTTGGTCCCCCCCAGTTTGACGCAATTCCCCGTTTtgtacaaaaaaacccaaattcgTTTTTATTCCGTTGGTTTTTGTGAGAGGGGGAGGGGGCAAAAAAGCGAGTGGGGGAGGAGCCACAAAGGAATGGGGGCGGGGCCACAAGGAGGTGTGGGCGGGGCTCACCCCAGCGGGCCCTCCATGTTCTCATAGGAGGCGGAGTCTGCGGAGGAAGGGGCGGGGTCACTGCGGAGCCCCCTCCCCCATCACAAATCGCCCATCCCCCACCCCATTTGCCCCCTCCCATCTCAATAGGCCCCTCCCCCCATACTATTTAGCTCCTCCCACCTTAATAGGCCCCACCCCAATTTGTCCCTCCCACCCCATTTAGCTCCTCCCCCACTCAAATTAGCCCCTCCCCAACCCCATTTTGGCCCCTCCCCTCCTCATTAAGCCCCTCCCCTATCACTTTGGCCCCTCCCAATTTTACCCATCCCCAATCAGCCCCTCCCACTGCAATAAGCCCCTCCCTCTCCCATCTTTGCCCCTCCCCACCTCAATATGCCCCACCCAATTTAGCCCCTCCCCCCATAAGTTTTGCCCCACCCCCTGTTTTGGCCCCTCCCCTCGCTCACCATCGTCATTGCCCCTCCCCCTCCAGGGCGGCtccgcccccagccccgcccccGCCATCATGGCCGCCGCCATCGCCTCATACGGGCCCCCTGCAATGGGGGGGAGGGGCGTCAGAGACAATGGGGGCGGGACAAAGCGCATAGGCCCCGCCCCCACCATTAACCAAGCCCCTCCCCCCACCATTTCTCCACCCGGTTTtctgcccctcccctgctcTTTTACCCGCCCCTCCCCCTCCAAGCCCCTCCCCCATTTGTcttgcccctcccccacccattTCTATCCCCGCCCCTCCATCCGTTACCTGCCCCTCCCCCCATCAGGGCTGGCGCGTTCTCGTAGCTCCCTATGGAAGGGGGAGGGGCaaagggggagggggagggggaggagtCAGCCTGAGGGGAGGGGCCTCCCAAGGCCACGCCCCCCAAGCAGGACCCGCCCCCACCCACATCAAGCCCCTCCATCACCCACCACAGGCCCCTCCCCATTCActccaggccccgccccctcccccggCCCCACCCCCTCTAACCATTGTCCGGCTCCTCGTAGCCTtcgtccccctcctcctcctcatcaccATCGACGTCATCAGCCggggggcggggctggggcgcggggggggcggggcctggaGGGGGTAATAGGGAAacaaaaatttgggggtttttgggttaATTTCAGGttattttgggttaatttttgggtgattttgaggggttattttgggttatttattgggttaattttgggtcattttgggtgatattttggggttatttttgggttaATTTCGAGTTATTTTGGGTCACTCACCAGTGATGTTCCCatagggattttggggctccgGGGGCGACACCCGAAAAaacctggggggggggggaggggagagaTGGGGGAGGGGTCTCgaggctgcccctcccccacaaCCCCCCCgaccccctcccccacccccactgacccCGCCCCCAAAAATAACTCCGCCCCCTTATCCCTAAATAACCCCGCCCCCCTGCCGCTCATAGCCCCGCCCCATCCCACAGAGCCCCgcccccacccctttggccCCGCCCCCACCTCCGCGCCGCCTCCCTCCGGACCCTTCGGCGCTTCCGGTTCcgcagggctgggggggggaggggaaattggggggggggaggggctgggcttgccccacccccccaaaaaacgggggccgggacccccaaatccccaaatttcggGACCCCACCCCCgattttggggctgaaatcccaaaaattcgggTCCTgaacgcccccccccccccccccagtgctgcccccaCCCCCGAATTTTGGGTGCAAATCCCCAGATTTGAATCCCAGACCCTAAATTTTGGgtccaaaccccaaattttggctACAAATCCCCCAGATTTTGGTTCCCACCCCCAAACTTTCACTCCTAGCCCCCAAATTTTGGTTCCAGCCCCAAATTTTGGCagcaaatccccaaattttcttttccagtccCCAAATTTTGAGTTCTAGTCCCCAAATTTTCATTCCCAGGCCCCAATTTTGGCTCCAAATTCCCAAACCTCTCAAATTCGGACCCCAACCCCCAAATTTGGCTTCTCAGCCCCCAAATTCagaccccagccccacaaaTTCCGGCCCCGACCCCCCCAAATTTAAATCCTATCATCCAAAaccagaccccaaacccccaaattcggCTCCCACCCCCCCAAATTCGGGCCCCACCCCCCGAAATTTGGGTCCCACTTCCCCGAATTTGGGTTCTCGGCCCCGAAATCCGGATCAGCCCCCCCAAATTTCAATCCTATCACCCAAATTCGGCTCCCACCCCCCAAAttgagaccccaaaccccccaaattcagACCCCGCCCCCCAAATTttgtgtcccccccccccccaaatttggggtctCACCTCGGTGCCGCAGGTGCAGCCCCACCAGGACGGCCCCGCCCAGCCCCAGGTAAGCAGCGGCCAaaacccccagggacccccccagggacccccacgGGCCTgggggaaggggcagggtcaGCGCGGGCAGGGGGCGGGGCACCGCTggaccccgcccctcccccagaaaaaaaaaatccaggaaaaaaaaaaaccacaaaataccctaaaatcccccccaaaatccaccaaatcccacccaaaaatcactctaaataccccccaaaatatcccaaagtcctccccaaaacccacccaaaaaacccccaaaacctcaccCGGAACTGACCCAAAACCTCCCGCCAAAAACGCAGCCAAATTCCGCccgaaaaatccccaaaattcccccaaaactgaaccccaaatcccacactaaaggccccaaaatccacccaaaatcccacaaaatgtCCCCCAAAAAAAGCCCCCGAAACctgaaaatggcccaaaaaaatccccaaaatctcacCCGGAACCGGCCCAAAATCCACGgcccaaaactccccaaattCTCACCCttatcccccaaaatatccacaaaaataaaccccaaattccgcCATTAACACCCCAAATCTgctgccccaaaatccacccaaaaaatccccccctaaattgccaaaaaatccccaaatctcccGAAAAATACCAAAGCCCctcaaaaacccacaaaatccccaaaccccccaaaaaattccccaaaaattgcaaaaaaatccccaatgcCCCCCAGAAAtaccaaaccccccaaaacccccccaaaaatccccaaaaaatcccaaaaccctcccaaaattttctgaaaattacAAATTTTCTCCCACCCAAAGAAATCTCCCAAAATTAcgaattttcccccaaaatcctcacaaaaattgtcaaaaaatccccaaatccccccaaaaataccgAACTCctcaaaacaccccaaaacccacccaaaaatccccaaaaattcgaaaaaatcaaaaaatccccccaaaaataccagagccccccccaaattcccaaaacccacccaaaaaatccccaaaaaattccaaagcccccccaaaaatcccaaatttcctcccccccaaaaaaaccccaaatttcccggatttcccccaaattctcgcccccccctcacctcccggcggggggcggggcagcagcgccgcccctccccctccccactcGCTGCCGTTTTCCCGCGCTCCGGGGGTCGcggccgcccctcccccaccccccccggccccccgcccctcccccacgGCCGCGAGCGCCGCCAGGACCCCCCAGAGCGCGCGCATCGCCGTGACGTCACACACCGACCCCCCCCGCGTGACGTCATCTCCGCCGGGGGGAACCCCCCGAGCGTGACggggccgcccctccccccacccctgAGGGGGTGTGACGTCATCTCCCGTGGGAACCCCTCGGAGCGTGACGGGGCCGCCCCACCCCctacccccccaaaaaataccccaaaattttggggagatttggggaaattttcggaattttggggggaaattttcggaattttggggggaaattttgggaaatttgggggattgtttggggggattttggggcgcattttttggggggatttgggggatttttggggggattttgagggcgtttaggggaattttggtgattttagGAGATTTTGGGCAGATttaaggagattttggggaaatattaatggagatttggggatttttctgggaattttggagggaaattgggaagatttggggaatttggggaattttgagagggtttagggtgattttgggaaattttggggaggttttgagGGGAttagtgggaatttggggggggattttgggtgaatttttggggagatttggggatttttacgGGCTTTGAGGGATTTAGGGTGATTTtgaaggggatttggggggtttggtaAATTTTGGGGAGagttgggggaattttgggagattttggggggattttgggtggatatttttttatttattattattataggGAATTTGCGGGGGAGTTCGTTATTTTGGCTggtctggatttttttaaattttatttttggggtttttggggctttttgtggGGGTAAGAGTTCCTGTCATAGGAGGAACTGAGAAAAGCGGGGGAGGGGCGGCATTAGGGGCCtcttggggggaatttggggcattttggggtttgAGGAGGCAGAGAAATCCTCGCCAtgccctgctggggcagcggA is drawn from Zonotrichia albicollis isolate bZonAlb1 chromosome 24, bZonAlb1.hap1, whole genome shotgun sequence and contains these coding sequences:
- the LOC141731738 gene encoding THO complex subunit 6-like, with the protein product PPSISQYNPVSPAQVLSGGVGPALHLLQLSGDVRGRVPVSPPALRSLCLHPRSPEHQVLTVAGNSPKIDVFTNLGYRAFSLSFT
- the LOC141731615 gene encoding uncharacterized protein LOC141731615, which produces MRALWGVLAALAAVGEGRGAGGGGGGAAATPGARENGSEWGGGGAALLPRPPPGGPWGSLGGSLGVLAAAYLGLGGAVLVGLHLRHRALRNRKRRRVRREAARRFFRVSPPEPQNPYGNITGPAPPAPQPRPPADDVDGDEEEEGDEGYEEPDNGSYENAPALMGGGAGGPYEAMAAAMMAGAGLGAEPPWRGRGNDDDSASYENMEGPLG